A stretch of the Porifericola rhodea genome encodes the following:
- the rseP gene encoding RIP metalloprotease RseP — translation MEGLVMAAQLLLGLSLLVGLHELGHLVAAKLFGMRVEQYYIGFPPKIFGFRYGETEYNLGAIPLGGFVKISGMVDESLDTEKLSEEPKEWEFRAKPAWQRLIVMMGGIIVNVVTGIIIFILLTHQYGESYIPKEEVLEHGIVAYELGEEIGLQTGDKIIEVNGQDYRGFSDLVGPEVFLSEKGSYTVERNGERIQIDIPSGFLDKLSDKEAASNFIEPRFPYEVVEVVKGSNAEAAGLQAGDKIVSVNGEPVTYFDELQYMLKQNVNKEVSLEVLRKSSGQAESELREPISLTASVAEDGTLGFRTKQLLDFGFKEYTFAQAIPKGTQEAFNVVWVNIKAIGKIFSGEVSASKSLSGPIGIAQIFGGTWEWYRFWRITGLLSMVLAFMNFLPIPALDGGHVAFLTYEIVSGRKPSDKFLEGAQKVGMVLLLSLMTFAIFNDIFKVFF, via the coding sequence ATGGAAGGATTAGTAATGGCTGCCCAATTATTATTGGGCCTGTCACTTTTAGTAGGATTGCATGAACTAGGCCATTTAGTAGCTGCCAAACTTTTTGGTATGCGTGTGGAGCAATACTACATAGGTTTTCCTCCCAAAATCTTTGGGTTTAGGTATGGAGAAACTGAATACAATCTGGGCGCTATACCTTTAGGCGGATTTGTGAAAATCTCAGGTATGGTAGACGAGTCGCTAGACACAGAAAAATTAAGTGAAGAGCCTAAAGAATGGGAGTTTCGTGCTAAACCTGCCTGGCAGCGACTGATTGTTATGATGGGTGGCATCATTGTAAATGTTGTTACGGGTATCATAATATTTATACTACTTACCCATCAGTATGGGGAGTCTTATATTCCTAAAGAAGAGGTGCTGGAACATGGTATTGTTGCTTATGAATTAGGAGAAGAGATAGGGCTGCAAACTGGTGATAAAATCATTGAAGTAAACGGTCAGGATTACCGTGGCTTTTCTGACCTCGTAGGCCCTGAAGTATTTCTTAGCGAAAAAGGCTCTTATACAGTTGAAAGAAATGGTGAGAGAATACAGATAGATATACCGAGTGGTTTTCTAGACAAACTTTCGGACAAAGAAGCGGCCTCAAACTTTATTGAACCACGTTTTCCCTATGAGGTAGTAGAGGTAGTAAAGGGAAGCAATGCTGAGGCGGCTGGTCTTCAGGCGGGAGATAAGATTGTAAGTGTAAACGGAGAGCCCGTTACGTATTTTGATGAATTGCAGTACATGTTGAAGCAAAATGTAAATAAAGAAGTAAGCCTTGAGGTATTAAGAAAAAGCAGTGGGCAGGCGGAGTCTGAACTTAGAGAGCCCATTTCACTTACGGCTAGTGTAGCTGAAGACGGAACTCTTGGTTTTCGTACAAAGCAGTTGCTAGACTTTGGCTTTAAAGAATATACATTTGCTCAGGCTATTCCTAAAGGAACGCAGGAAGCATTTAATGTGGTGTGGGTGAACATCAAAGCTATTGGCAAAATATTTAGCGGAGAAGTATCAGCTTCTAAATCATTGAGCGGTCCTATAGGTATTGCTCAGATTTTTGGCGGCACCTGGGAATGGTACCGTTTCTGGAGAATTACGGGACTATTGTCTATGGTATTGGCCTTCATGAACTTCCTGCCTATTCCGGCGCTAGATGGTGGACATGTGGCCTTTCTTACCTATGAAATTGTTTCTGGGCGTAAACCTTCAGATAAATTTTTGGAAGGTGCTCAGAAGGTGGGTATGGTGCTGCTTCTTTCTCTAATGACCTTTGCCATTTTCAACGATATATTTAAAGTCTTTTTCTGA
- a CDS encoding nucleoside-diphosphate sugar epimerase/dehydratase, translating to MNMISKLRPNQYSRIFIVLLVVIEIISLALSFNLTLWMREEVVTYTKPAYQSFAFAWMLLWVVLSLLTDTYAVGIYRKIRKVFGATFKIALLHLPISALLAFFMGMDQLSFTFLADIYLLFITLSVGVKAASILCYRYLCNLEKNKNRAVILGYTPAGLNLHRYFTKSKVNGYKFVGFFDDNVKNPMILGDVDQMKKFCIRENVNEIFYALPYDSTAIQELSKFADENFIRFGILQDLGSQKVKSMQSDIYDNDLPVLSLKSSLDARESFKAGYQKALSVLRSLNL from the coding sequence ATGAATATGATCAGTAAACTAAGACCAAATCAATACTCCAGAATATTTATTGTACTGCTGGTTGTAATAGAAATAATTTCTCTAGCGCTATCCTTCAATCTTACCTTATGGATGCGCGAAGAAGTTGTAACTTATACCAAACCAGCGTATCAGTCTTTTGCTTTTGCCTGGATGTTGCTATGGGTAGTATTAAGCTTACTAACTGACACTTATGCAGTAGGTATTTACAGGAAGATCAGGAAAGTGTTTGGTGCCACCTTTAAAATTGCACTTCTACATTTACCTATTTCCGCGCTCTTAGCCTTCTTTATGGGTATGGATCAATTGTCTTTTACCTTTTTGGCAGATATTTATTTATTGTTTATCACTTTATCTGTGGGCGTAAAAGCAGCTTCTATACTTTGCTATCGTTACTTATGCAATCTGGAAAAAAATAAAAACAGAGCTGTAATTCTCGGATATACCCCCGCTGGGCTAAATCTTCATAGATATTTTACCAAGAGCAAAGTCAATGGATATAAGTTTGTAGGCTTTTTTGATGACAACGTCAAAAATCCTATGATTTTGGGTGATGTAGATCAAATGAAAAAGTTTTGCATCAGAGAGAATGTGAACGAGATATTTTACGCACTTCCTTATGACAGTACTGCCATACAGGAGCTTTCTAAGTTTGCTGATGAGAATTTTATCCGATTCGGCATACTACAGGATTTAGGCAGCCAGAAAGTAAAATCTATGCAGTCTGACATTTATGATAATGATTTGCCTGTACTTTCTTTGAAATCATCTCTTGATGCGAGAGAAAGTTTCAAAGCCGGGTATCAAAAGGCATTAAGCGTACTTAGATCGCTAAACCTGTAA
- the sppA gene encoding signal peptide peptidase SppA, which produces MRFLRIVLGTVVGLVLFFGVLTLVVLGIASSAASEQEIEIDDNSVLHIDLNQPIVEREVNDPFSSMLFPGGNNGSIGLIELNEAIKKAKDDERIKGIYLDAGLAMAGFASLREIRNSLLDFKESGKFIIAYSEIMSERAYYLTSVADQIYLQPAGDIEFNGFVVEVTFIKNTLEKLGIEPQVFRVGDFKSAIEPLTRTSMSDSSRLQTEAYLNNLYNIFLNEVSESRDIPVDQLRSIADSMKVSSPLEAKANGLITDTAYYDMVLEQLAKALEIEIEEDEPLEEDDLNFISLKNYEKAIKQDPDDYSRQRIAVIVASGTIINGEGENDVIGGETYAKEIRKARLDDNIKAIVLRINSGGGSALASDVMWREVQLAKQVKPVIASMSDVAASGGYYMAMNCDTIVAHPNTITGSIGVFGVIPNAEGLLGKVGVSTETIQTGEFSDILSLTHPMSEHEKSIIQRQVEQVYEDFTSKAAQGRNIPLEQLKSVASGRVWSGVEAKERKLIDVYGGLDVAIQIAKDKSELDDDFQVKYYPKQKTLLEQFMSELNQEVSTYHMKKELGIAYPIIRKFKNLEHLQGVQARIPFEIEIH; this is translated from the coding sequence ATGAGATTTTTACGAATAGTTTTAGGTACTGTTGTAGGCTTGGTGCTCTTTTTCGGAGTACTTACTCTAGTTGTACTAGGGATAGCCTCCAGTGCCGCATCTGAACAAGAGATTGAAATAGACGATAATTCGGTACTACATATAGACTTAAACCAGCCTATAGTAGAGAGAGAGGTAAATGACCCTTTTAGTAGCATGCTGTTCCCTGGTGGAAACAACGGGTCTATCGGACTGATAGAACTAAACGAGGCAATTAAAAAAGCTAAAGACGACGAGCGAATCAAAGGTATTTATTTGGATGCAGGGCTTGCTATGGCCGGTTTTGCTTCTCTAAGAGAGATCAGAAATTCGCTGCTTGACTTTAAGGAATCAGGTAAATTCATTATCGCTTATAGCGAAATAATGTCGGAACGAGCCTACTACCTTACTTCTGTAGCCGACCAAATTTATCTACAGCCTGCCGGAGATATTGAGTTTAACGGCTTTGTGGTAGAGGTTACTTTCATCAAAAATACACTGGAAAAACTCGGCATAGAGCCCCAGGTGTTTAGAGTTGGTGACTTTAAAAGTGCTATTGAACCTCTTACTCGTACTAGCATGAGCGATTCTAGTCGTTTGCAGACAGAAGCTTATCTAAATAATTTGTATAACATTTTTCTCAACGAAGTTTCTGAGAGTCGCGATATACCCGTTGATCAGCTTAGAAGTATAGCAGACTCTATGAAGGTAAGCTCTCCTTTAGAAGCAAAAGCCAACGGACTAATTACTGACACTGCTTACTATGACATGGTGTTGGAGCAATTAGCTAAGGCTTTGGAAATTGAAATAGAAGAGGATGAACCTCTTGAAGAAGATGACCTTAACTTCATCTCTTTAAAGAATTACGAGAAAGCTATCAAACAAGATCCTGACGACTACTCTCGCCAGAGAATTGCAGTGATTGTTGCCAGTGGTACTATCATTAATGGTGAAGGTGAAAATGATGTTATTGGAGGAGAAACGTATGCTAAAGAGATACGAAAAGCTCGACTAGATGATAACATAAAGGCGATCGTATTAAGAATTAACTCTGGGGGAGGTAGTGCACTAGCTTCGGATGTAATGTGGAGGGAAGTGCAACTTGCTAAACAAGTAAAACCCGTGATTGCTTCTATGTCAGATGTAGCAGCATCTGGAGGCTATTATATGGCCATGAATTGTGATACTATTGTAGCTCACCCTAACACAATAACCGGTTCAATAGGTGTTTTTGGAGTAATCCCTAATGCCGAAGGCCTGCTAGGTAAGGTAGGAGTTAGCACCGAAACTATACAGACTGGCGAATTTTCAGATATACTCAGTCTCACCCACCCTATGTCTGAACACGAAAAAAGCATCATTCAGCGTCAGGTAGAACAGGTCTATGAAGACTTCACCTCAAAGGCTGCTCAAGGGAGAAATATACCTTTAGAACAGCTTAAATCGGTGGCTTCAGGCAGAGTTTGGAGTGGAGTGGAAGCCAAAGAGAGAAAATTAATTGACGTTTATGGCGGTCTTGATGTGGCTATTCAAATTGCTAAAGACAAATCTGAACTGGATGATGACTTTCAGGTGAAGTATTATCCTAAGCAAAAAACACTTTTAGAACAGTTTATGTCTGAGCTAAACCAAGAAGTGTCTACCTATCATATGAAGAAAGAATTGGGAATAGCTTACCCTATAATTCGTAAATTTAAAAATTTGGAACACCTACAAGGTGTTCAAGCTCGCATTCCGTTTGAAATTGAAATCCACTAA
- the folK gene encoding 2-amino-4-hydroxy-6-hydroxymethyldihydropteridine diphosphokinase: MKSTKGIYLLLGSNLGDRLQVLSDTQQAIGASVGRIESISSVYETEPWGIRNQPSFYNQVLEIDTEYQPHELLKQLQRIENQIGKVKLGKWRERLIDIDILYYYQEVIVDELLKLPHPQIQNRRFTLVPMCEVNPEFVHPVMGVSQKELLIKCEDQLKVWTLNPSLIE; the protein is encoded by the coding sequence GTGAAGTCTACTAAAGGAATATATCTATTGTTGGGAAGTAACCTCGGTGACAGGTTACAGGTTTTATCAGATACGCAGCAAGCCATAGGGGCCTCTGTTGGAAGAATAGAAAGTATTTCGTCAGTTTATGAAACCGAACCCTGGGGCATTAGAAATCAGCCCTCATTTTATAATCAGGTATTGGAAATTGATACGGAGTACCAGCCTCATGAATTATTAAAGCAGTTGCAGCGGATAGAAAATCAAATTGGTAAGGTAAAACTGGGCAAGTGGCGCGAGAGGTTAATTGACATAGATATACTTTACTACTATCAGGAAGTGATTGTAGATGAACTACTTAAGTTGCCACATCCGCAAATTCAGAACAGAAGGTTTACGCTGGTACCTATGTGCGAAGTTAATCCTGAGTTTGTGCATCCTGTGATGGGAGTGTCTCAAAAAGAACTTTTGATCAAATGTGAGGATCAGCTTAAAGTTTGGACGCTGAACCCTTCATTGATAGAATAA
- the moeB gene encoding molybdopterin-synthase adenylyltransferase MoeB, whose product MLTKEELARYNRHIIIPEFNLEGQEKLKAAKVLVVGCGGLGAPLLSYLVAAGVGTIGIVDFDVVDKSNLHRQVLFSLEDVGKSKVETAAKKLNAQNPHVNIIAHNLRLTAENALDIIKDYDIVADGTDNFPTRYLVNDACVLLNKVNVHASIYRFEGQLSVFNYTDKNGVIGPNYRDLFPEPPAPNTVPSCAEGGVLGVLPGIMGSLQANEVIKVITGLGEPLSAKLFILDTLSFQNTTLKFSANPENPLSGDNPTQTTLIDYEEFCGLKAQNDEVEEEITAIKLKEMISEKEDFQLIDVRNAFEYEIANLGGELIPLNTLHDAYEKISRDKKVVVHCKGGQRSKQAIQILKEEYGYTNLLNLKGGIMAWIKDVDPEMSTY is encoded by the coding sequence ATGCTGACTAAAGAAGAACTAGCACGCTACAACCGTCATATTATCATTCCTGAGTTTAACCTGGAAGGTCAGGAAAAACTTAAAGCAGCTAAAGTGCTGGTAGTAGGCTGCGGCGGTTTAGGAGCCCCCCTTCTCTCCTATCTGGTAGCCGCCGGGGTAGGCACTATTGGAATAGTAGACTTTGATGTAGTAGACAAAAGTAACCTACACCGTCAGGTACTCTTCTCTTTAGAAGATGTGGGTAAGTCAAAAGTAGAAACTGCGGCAAAAAAACTGAATGCGCAAAACCCTCACGTCAACATTATTGCACATAACCTTCGGCTGACCGCTGAAAACGCATTAGACATCATTAAAGATTATGACATTGTAGCTGACGGTACAGATAACTTCCCTACCCGTTATCTGGTTAATGATGCCTGTGTTCTTTTAAACAAAGTGAATGTGCATGCGTCTATTTACCGCTTTGAGGGACAACTTTCTGTATTTAACTATACCGACAAAAATGGGGTAATCGGACCCAATTATCGTGATCTTTTCCCTGAACCGCCAGCACCAAATACAGTACCTTCCTGCGCCGAAGGCGGAGTGTTAGGTGTGCTTCCTGGTATTATGGGTAGCTTACAGGCCAATGAGGTAATCAAGGTAATTACTGGCCTTGGCGAGCCGCTTTCAGCAAAGCTTTTTATTCTGGATACATTAAGTTTTCAGAACACCACACTGAAGTTTAGTGCTAACCCAGAGAACCCACTTAGTGGAGATAACCCAACTCAAACCACGCTGATAGATTATGAAGAGTTTTGTGGTTTAAAAGCACAAAATGATGAGGTTGAAGAAGAAATTACCGCTATCAAACTCAAAGAGATGATTAGCGAAAAAGAAGATTTTCAGCTAATAGATGTACGCAACGCTTTTGAATATGAAATTGCTAACCTGGGCGGTGAGCTTATTCCTCTAAACACTTTGCACGATGCTTACGAAAAAATTAGCAGAGATAAAAAAGTAGTTGTGCATTGCAAAGGAGGTCAGAGAAGTAAGCAAGCTATACAAATACTGAAAGAAGAGTATGGCTATACTAATTTGCTTAATCTTAAAGGTGGGATTATGGCCTGGATCAAAGATGTGGACCCTGAAATGAGCACCTATTAG
- the lhgO gene encoding L-2-hydroxyglutarate oxidase, whose translation MKYDIVVIGGGIVGLATALRIKQQQPSLKLALVEKEKTLAAHQTGHNSGVIHSGIYYKPGSLKAKNCIRGYKMLLDFCNQHGLAYELCGKVIVATSPDEVPQLEKINSRGIQNGLTDLKRISKEELREYEPHVNGVEAIVVPQTGIINYKEVASKYAELLLGLDAEIFTGQKVNDILTSGGEAEVITNKQSFRTRLVVNCAGLYSDKIARLTSEKLNLKIIPFRGEYYELKDEREHLVKNLIYPVPDPNFPFLGVHFTRMIEGGVEAGPNAVLAFQREGYTKSDINFKELTETLSWPGFQKVAFKYWQTGLGEMYRSFSKAAFTKALQKLIPEIQEDDLKVAEAGVRAQACDREGGLIDDFLILEEKAAINVCNAPSPAATSSLSIGQTVSELVLKRFGLEAQKVEFA comes from the coding sequence TTGAAGTACGATATAGTAGTTATAGGAGGTGGAATAGTAGGTTTAGCAACTGCCTTACGCATCAAACAGCAGCAGCCTTCTCTCAAACTAGCTTTGGTTGAAAAAGAAAAAACTCTAGCTGCCCACCAGACGGGACATAATAGTGGAGTTATTCATTCAGGAATCTATTATAAACCAGGCAGCCTGAAAGCCAAGAACTGTATTCGTGGTTACAAAATGTTGCTTGACTTTTGCAATCAGCATGGTTTGGCTTATGAGCTTTGTGGTAAAGTGATAGTTGCGACCAGCCCTGATGAAGTTCCGCAGCTGGAAAAAATTAATAGTAGAGGAATACAAAATGGTTTAACGGACCTCAAAAGAATTTCTAAGGAAGAGCTGCGTGAATATGAGCCCCATGTTAATGGTGTGGAAGCTATTGTTGTACCTCAGACCGGAATTATCAATTACAAAGAGGTAGCTTCTAAATATGCTGAGTTACTTTTAGGGCTTGATGCTGAAATTTTCACTGGGCAAAAGGTGAACGATATCCTTACCAGCGGAGGTGAAGCGGAAGTTATTACGAACAAGCAGAGCTTTCGTACACGGCTGGTTGTAAATTGTGCGGGGCTATACTCTGATAAAATCGCCAGACTTACGTCAGAAAAGCTGAACCTTAAAATTATTCCTTTCCGAGGCGAGTATTATGAGCTTAAGGACGAACGGGAGCACTTAGTAAAAAACCTGATTTATCCGGTACCAGACCCTAATTTTCCTTTTCTGGGAGTACACTTTACACGTATGATAGAGGGCGGCGTAGAGGCTGGTCCCAATGCCGTATTGGCTTTTCAGAGAGAAGGCTACACCAAATCTGACATTAATTTTAAAGAGCTTACTGAAACCCTTAGCTGGCCTGGCTTTCAGAAAGTAGCATTCAAATACTGGCAAACAGGCCTGGGCGAAATGTACCGTTCCTTTTCTAAAGCGGCTTTTACCAAAGCTCTGCAAAAACTTATTCCTGAAATTCAGGAAGATGACCTAAAAGTAGCTGAAGCAGGCGTAAGAGCTCAGGCATGCGACCGTGAAGGCGGTCTGATTGATGACTTCCTGATATTGGAAGAAAAAGCAGCGATTAATGTGTGTAACGCTCCTTCACCTGCCGCTACTTCATCTCTTTCAATAGGACAGACCGTATCCGAACTGGTACTGAAAAGGTTTGGTTTAGAAGCTCAGAAGGTAGAGTTTGCCTAA
- the msrB gene encoding peptide-methionine (R)-S-oxide reductase MsrB has translation MQTEYTVEIAHRRIQRSNEEWKSILTPEQFHVMREKGTERAFTGKLLHNDKAGVYACAACETELFDADQKYDSGSGWPSFTAPLSPKLIKKQDDYSFGIHRIEALCGCCDSHLGHVFQDGPAPEGLRYCMNSIALKFDER, from the coding sequence ATGCAAACTGAATATACAGTAGAAATAGCCCACAGACGAATTCAAAGAAGCAATGAAGAGTGGAAATCCATTCTAACTCCTGAGCAGTTTCATGTAATGAGAGAGAAGGGAACGGAGCGGGCATTTACTGGTAAGTTACTACATAATGATAAAGCAGGAGTGTATGCCTGTGCAGCCTGCGAAACTGAGCTGTTTGATGCTGATCAAAAATATGACTCTGGTAGTGGCTGGCCTAGCTTTACAGCTCCATTATCGCCTAAACTGATCAAAAAGCAAGATGATTATAGTTTCGGCATTCACAGAATAGAAGCATTATGCGGTTGTTGTGATAGTCATCTTGGGCATGTCTTTCAGGATGGACCTGCCCCAGAAGGTCTTCGCTATTGTATGAACTCTATTGCCTTAAAATTTGATGAGCGCTAG
- a CDS encoding SDR family oxidoreductase, whose amino-acid sequence MNLTNKLAIVTGVSKGIGYATVEALLDKGAIVAGWGRTAPKISHPNFQFYLTDVQQSESVQDSYDATTNDLGKDVAVLINNAGFGFRGDFDKTPTDTWTSMFKTNVDGIFYCSRLVIPQMKANDQGHIINIASIAGTLSVPNMVGYAGSKHAVRGISHAMYMELREYGIKVTAIYPGSVKTNFFDKVEGIDAHDNMMMPEDIAGTILHTLESSDNYHHVDIEVRPLRPKGKQNA is encoded by the coding sequence ATGAACCTGACCAATAAGTTGGCCATTGTCACCGGAGTGAGTAAAGGTATAGGCTACGCTACAGTTGAAGCATTATTAGATAAAGGGGCGATAGTGGCAGGCTGGGGGAGAACAGCTCCAAAAATATCTCACCCCAACTTTCAGTTTTACCTCACTGATGTACAGCAAAGCGAATCTGTACAAGACTCGTACGATGCTACTACAAATGATTTGGGTAAAGATGTAGCTGTGTTGATAAACAATGCGGGCTTTGGATTTAGAGGTGATTTTGACAAAACTCCAACAGATACATGGACCTCTATGTTCAAGACCAATGTAGATGGTATTTTCTATTGCTCTCGGTTGGTTATTCCTCAGATGAAAGCAAACGATCAGGGGCATATTATTAATATTGCATCTATTGCCGGTACACTTTCAGTACCCAATATGGTAGGATATGCGGGGTCTAAACATGCTGTAAGGGGCATTTCACACGCTATGTATATGGAGCTAAGAGAATATGGTATTAAGGTCACGGCTATATACCCCGGCTCTGTAAAAACTAACTTTTTTGACAAAGTTGAAGGCATAGATGCCCACGATAATATGATGATGCCAGAAGACATTGCTGGTACTATACTTCATACGCTGGAATCTTCAGACAATTACCATCATGTAGACATAGAAGTACGGCCACTAAGACCCAAAGGAAAGCAGAACGCTTAG
- the gldA gene encoding gliding motility-associated ABC transporter ATP-binding subunit GldA yields the protein MSLIVNQLTKTFGNQLAVNDISFEAKAGEILGFLGPNGAGKSTTMKIATAYLPPSSGSVKVCGYDVVENSLEVRKQIGYLPEHNPLYLEMYVREYLYFIGSMYHLKGKRLKQRISEMVELCGLTLEQNKHIGSLSKGYRQRVGLAQALIHDPQVLILDEPTTGLDPNQLTEIRNLIKNISQEKTVIFSTHIMQEVQALCDRVVIINRGKLVIDSDIKELQQHEHAISPKQRVQEVEVEFDREVDTALLGQLSAVSAVHTTSPHTYIITSAGENDVRPSIFQFACDHGYILLGMQQQKNSKVSQYGNSLEEIFRNLTLN from the coding sequence ATGTCTTTGATTGTAAACCAACTTACTAAAACCTTTGGCAATCAACTGGCGGTGAATGATATCTCATTTGAAGCCAAAGCCGGTGAAATTCTGGGTTTTCTAGGTCCTAATGGGGCAGGCAAATCCACTACTATGAAAATAGCTACTGCTTACCTTCCCCCAAGTAGTGGTAGTGTAAAAGTTTGTGGGTATGATGTTGTAGAAAACTCTCTGGAAGTTAGAAAACAGATAGGCTATTTACCAGAGCACAATCCTCTTTACCTGGAGATGTATGTGCGTGAGTATCTGTATTTTATTGGCAGTATGTATCACCTTAAGGGAAAAAGGCTTAAGCAACGAATAAGTGAAATGGTAGAGTTGTGTGGCCTTACTTTAGAGCAAAATAAACATATAGGCTCCCTTTCCAAAGGTTACAGGCAGAGGGTAGGTCTGGCACAGGCCCTTATTCATGATCCGCAGGTCCTTATACTGGACGAACCTACCACAGGCCTGGATCCAAATCAGCTTACAGAAATCAGGAACCTGATTAAGAATATAAGTCAGGAGAAGACGGTAATTTTTTCAACCCACATTATGCAGGAGGTACAAGCACTTTGCGATAGGGTAGTCATAATTAATCGTGGAAAGCTGGTAATAGACAGTGATATTAAAGAGCTACAGCAGCATGAGCATGCTATTTCGCCAAAACAAAGAGTACAGGAAGTAGAGGTGGAATTTGACAGAGAGGTAGATACGGCTCTTTTAGGGCAGCTAAGTGCGGTTTCAGCAGTGCATACTACCTCTCCTCATACATATATAATCACCAGTGCCGGTGAAAATGACGTACGTCCTTCTATTTTCCAGTTTGCCTGTGACCATGGTTATATTTTATTAGGCATGCAACAGCAGAAAAATAGCAAAGTCAGCCAATACGGCAATTCCCTGGAAGAAATTTTCCGCAATCTTACGCTTAACTAA
- the gldF gene encoding gliding motility-associated ABC transporter permease subunit GldF, translating into MWQLFVKEVNTYLNSLIAYIVIAVFLTGIGLLMWVFPDTSILQYGYADMYTLFSLSPYVFMFLIPAITMRSFAEEKKGGTMELLLTQPITDLQLVLGKLFANWLIVVFAILPTLVYYYSVYQLGSPEGNLDSAGIAGSYVGLVLLGGVFTSIGVLASALTENQVIAFILAVFFCFFFFSGFSSIASIDIWGGASYFIAQLGILHHYEAMSRGLIDSRNLVYFVSVMMLMILLTQLVLGSRKW; encoded by the coding sequence ATGTGGCAATTATTTGTAAAGGAAGTTAATACTTATCTCAATTCTCTTATTGCTTATATAGTTATTGCAGTTTTTTTAACAGGAATAGGCTTACTCATGTGGGTGTTTCCTGATACCAGTATTCTGCAATACGGCTATGCAGACATGTATACACTTTTCTCATTGAGCCCATACGTGTTTATGTTTTTAATACCGGCCATTACAATGAGAAGCTTTGCTGAAGAAAAAAAGGGTGGTACCATGGAGCTATTGCTCACACAACCTATCACTGATCTGCAACTAGTATTAGGTAAGCTCTTTGCCAACTGGCTGATAGTAGTTTTTGCAATTTTGCCTACACTCGTATATTACTATTCTGTTTATCAGTTAGGTAGCCCCGAAGGTAACCTGGATTCAGCGGGTATCGCCGGCTCTTACGTAGGTTTAGTATTATTGGGTGGGGTATTTACATCTATAGGTGTACTCGCTTCAGCTCTAACTGAAAATCAGGTTATTGCATTTATTCTGGCAGTGTTTTTCTGCTTTTTCTTTTTCAGCGGATTTAGCTCTATAGCCTCAATAGATATATGGGGAGGAGCTTCTTATTTTATTGCACAGCTAGGCATATTGCACCATTACGAGGCAATGAGCCGTGGACTTATAGATTCCAGAAATCTGGTGTATTTTGTTTCTGTAATGATGCTGATGATTTTACTAACTCAGCTCGTTCTAGGTAGTAGAAAGTGGTAA